One window of Alkaliphilus metalliredigens QYMF genomic DNA carries:
- a CDS encoding DUF2207 domain-containing protein yields the protein MVNDIIQVNEEKTFGLIYTMKNVAKKYSDIGELYYTFLGSENDTPIDFFAVNITLPEEDIDNKVKIFAHGPLNGEIHKLSDHTIYLKVEDVPKDTFVEARILFPRSFIPTSQNSVDEDAYSNIMEEEARLEQKIEEDLLKREARGVLFGNIAVILAIIEIILFTFLMMKYRRLKDIHEERKYLEVPEDCTPAITTYITSTAISTNTIMATILDLYRRGYVRVDDGEEYEEKKEVLKHFTITRVKEEDEGLLSHEKHFIAWLIEDMGDGATVTTKDIESYSKNNQSMFVKQYTKWGKLLEEDAINKGYFDEGSKKYGLPLLILFPITLILAIVALVYENLLGLMLVATSFLILIQGIGLLLRKSDYGYVEYKRWIAFKRHMKNLKKRNLVDDLGNYPKDIALVYGLALGIDNDILNEFNIETGHREGSVSYGYGWMYWYFILNNNKNNAFQKSIALPDNLGG from the coding sequence TTGGTAAATGACATAATACAAGTTAATGAAGAAAAAACCTTTGGCTTAATCTATACCATGAAAAATGTTGCTAAAAAATATAGTGATATAGGTGAGCTTTACTATACATTTTTAGGAAGCGAAAATGATACCCCTATAGATTTTTTTGCTGTCAATATAACCCTACCAGAGGAAGATATAGACAATAAGGTGAAAATCTTTGCTCATGGGCCCTTAAATGGAGAAATACATAAGCTATCGGATCACACCATTTATTTAAAAGTAGAAGATGTGCCTAAGGACACCTTTGTAGAAGCTAGGATCCTTTTTCCTCGGTCCTTTATACCCACTTCTCAAAACAGTGTAGATGAAGATGCTTACTCAAATATTATGGAGGAAGAAGCGAGGCTAGAGCAAAAAATAGAAGAAGACCTACTTAAAAGAGAAGCAAGAGGCGTGCTATTTGGGAATATCGCAGTTATATTGGCCATTATTGAAATCATTCTATTTACTTTTCTAATGATGAAGTATCGTAGATTAAAGGATATCCATGAAGAAAGAAAGTATTTGGAAGTACCAGAAGACTGTACTCCAGCTATCACCACCTATATTACAAGTACAGCTATTTCTACCAATACGATTATGGCGACGATACTTGATCTTTACAGGAGAGGATATGTAAGGGTAGATGATGGAGAGGAGTATGAGGAGAAAAAAGAAGTGTTAAAGCACTTTACTATAACAAGGGTAAAAGAAGAAGATGAGGGTCTTCTAAGTCATGAAAAGCACTTTATTGCTTGGTTAATCGAGGATATGGGGGATGGGGCCACTGTAACAACTAAGGATATAGAAAGCTATAGCAAAAATAATCAATCTATGTTTGTAAAGCAGTATACTAAATGGGGTAAGTTGCTAGAAGAAGATGCTATCAATAAGGGCTACTTTGATGAAGGTAGTAAAAAATATGGTTTGCCATTGTTAATCTTATTTCCCATAACCTTAATCTTAGCTATCGTTGCCTTGGTATATGAAAACCTTCTAGGATTAATGTTAGTGGCAACGTCATTTTTAATCCTAATCCAAGGAATTGGATTGTTGCTTAGGAAATCTGATTATGGTTATGTAGAATATAAAAGATGGATAGCATTTAAAAGACATATGAAAAACTTAAAAAAACGTAATCTAGTAGATGACTTAGGTAACTATCCAAAAGATATTGCTTTGGTTTACGGTTTAGCACTAGGCATTGATAATGATATCCTAAATGAATTTAATATTGAAACGGGTCATAGAGAAGGCTCGGTTTCCTATGGATACGGATGGATGTATTGGTATTTCATTTTAAATAATAATAAAAACAATGCATTCCAGAAAAGCATTGCTTTACCAGATAATTTAGGTGGTTAG
- a CDS encoding DUF2075 domain-containing protein, translated as MNCCYKGFINEFLALHKNQWLDEMITNYKLLCGEDPSESQINAWIDCHSKLVESLMKYKDKKYYLIFEYELPHEGGRRPDLILLTQNSVRVVEFKEKEGISRADLDQVSAYSRDIKNYHQFSYNKHVTAVLIPTKSVEKLKEFDQVYACSPDKLGEVIDSLDAEEISYEPKEWLNSPYEPLPTLVQAAKTIFKKEPLPYIRRANSAGIPEAVEELKNISKTAREKEERVLILATGVPGAGKTLLGLKFVYECFKDDSKKQSIFLSGNGPLVDVLQHALDSKVFVQPLRHYVKHYGIQKREVPKEHIIVFDEAQRAWDLEHVRKKHNIDLSEPDLMIRITDRIPSWAALLGLIGEGQEIHNGEEAGIKQWKEAVKKSKMKWKVICPSKIAHIFEDVVEVVAIDKLDLNTTLRSHLSEDVTTWANKLLRGSILEAKELSLKINLEGFNMYVTRDLDKAKRYCQKRYEGNKEKRYGLLASSKAKILPEYQVDNSYDTTKQLEVGPWYNYGLDNELSCCKMNKVATEFACQGLELDMPIVCWGEDMLWQGTSWKKFEQGGAKAKDPNQLRLNSYRVLLTRGRDGFIVFVPDTSVLDDTYEVLLESGVSKL; from the coding sequence ATGAACTGTTGCTATAAAGGATTTATCAATGAATTTTTAGCCCTACATAAAAACCAATGGTTAGATGAAATGATAACGAATTATAAGTTGCTTTGTGGTGAAGACCCAAGTGAAAGCCAAATAAATGCATGGATCGATTGCCATAGTAAGTTAGTTGAGAGTTTGATGAAGTATAAAGATAAAAAATACTATTTAATCTTTGAATATGAATTGCCACATGAAGGAGGAAGAAGGCCTGATTTAATCTTATTAACGCAAAACAGCGTTAGGGTAGTAGAATTTAAAGAAAAAGAGGGTATTTCAAGAGCAGATTTAGATCAAGTTTCTGCCTATTCAAGGGATATAAAAAACTATCATCAATTTTCTTATAACAAGCATGTAACGGCGGTATTGATTCCTACAAAATCAGTAGAAAAGTTAAAAGAATTTGATCAAGTATATGCGTGTTCACCGGATAAGCTGGGAGAAGTAATTGACTCCTTAGATGCAGAAGAAATTAGCTATGAGCCCAAAGAATGGCTGAATTCTCCATATGAACCATTGCCAACATTAGTACAAGCAGCCAAAACAATATTTAAGAAAGAGCCTCTCCCCTATATTAGAAGAGCAAATAGCGCAGGAATACCAGAAGCAGTTGAGGAACTTAAGAATATATCTAAAACAGCAAGGGAAAAGGAAGAGCGGGTTTTGATATTAGCAACAGGTGTTCCAGGAGCAGGTAAAACGTTGTTAGGACTCAAATTTGTTTATGAATGTTTTAAAGATGATAGTAAAAAACAATCAATATTTTTATCAGGCAATGGACCGCTAGTTGATGTCTTGCAGCATGCTTTAGATAGTAAGGTTTTTGTTCAACCCTTGAGGCACTACGTAAAACACTATGGTATACAAAAAAGAGAGGTTCCTAAAGAACATATTATAGTTTTTGATGAGGCACAACGGGCATGGGATCTTGAACACGTGAGGAAAAAGCATAATATTGATTTATCTGAGCCAGACTTAATGATTAGGATTACAGATAGGATTCCAAGCTGGGCTGCACTACTAGGATTAATAGGTGAAGGTCAAGAAATACATAATGGAGAAGAAGCTGGGATCAAACAGTGGAAAGAAGCCGTTAAAAAAAGTAAAATGAAGTGGAAGGTGATTTGTCCAAGTAAGATAGCTCATATCTTCGAGGATGTGGTAGAGGTAGTAGCCATAGATAAATTAGATTTAAATACGACATTAAGATCTCATCTTTCAGAGGATGTGACAACTTGGGCTAATAAGCTTTTAAGAGGAAGTATTTTAGAGGCAAAGGAACTGTCATTAAAAATCAATTTAGAAGGATTTAACATGTATGTGACAAGGGATTTGGATAAGGCCAAGAGGTACTGTCAAAAAAGATATGAGGGAAATAAAGAGAAGCGGTATGGATTATTAGCATCTTCAAAGGCAAAAATATTGCCCGAGTATCAGGTTGATAATTCATATGACACAACAAAACAACTAGAAGTAGGACCCTGGTATAATTACGGGTTAGATAATGAGCTATCATGTTGTAAAATGAATAAGGTTGCTACAGAGTTTGCCTGTCAAGGGCTAGAGTTGGACATGCCAATTGTTTGTTGGGGAGAAGACATGCTCTGGCAAGGAACAAGCTGGAAGAAGTTTGAGCAAGGAGGGGCTAAAGCCAAAGATCCTAATCAACTACGATTGAATAGCTATAGGGTGTTATTAACAAGAGGCAGAGATGGTTTTATTGTTTTTGTTCCAGATACATCAGTGTTAGACGATACATATGAAGTGCTTTTAGAAAGTGGAGTTAGTAAATTATAA
- a CDS encoding HNH endonuclease translates to MTNTSECAICGLEMKDILIASHCKPWKHCNDMERLDVYNGILLCPTHDALFDKGLISFHDDGRIIISNRIKERENRVLNISKEIRLNFKKEQIPYIKWHRENEAQ, encoded by the coding sequence TTGACTAATACAAGTGAATGCGCTATTTGTGGCCTTGAAATGAAAGATATATTAATCGCTAGCCATTGTAAACCGTGGAAACATTGTAATGATATGGAGCGACTGGATGTATATAATGGAATACTACTATGCCCTACCCATGATGCACTATTTGATAAAGGATTGATTTCCTTTCATGATGATGGTAGGATAATAATTTCCAATAGAATAAAAGAAAGGGAAAATAGAGTACTAAATATCAGTAAAGAAATAAGACTTAATTTTAAGAAAGAGCAAATACCCTACATAAAATGGCATAGAGAAAATGAAGCTCAGTAA
- a CDS encoding NUDIX hydrolase: MEDFFAESIYKYTAGEIKLLAYFCRMVSGIVKLSVHGDVKWVTVNELGGFDFAPADISLIKRLKEELY; encoded by the coding sequence GTGGAAGATTTCTTTGCTGAAAGTATTTATAAATATACTGCAGGTGAAATCAAGCTATTAGCCTATTTTTGTAGAATGGTTAGCGGTATAGTAAAACTTTCTGTTCATGGAGATGTAAAGTGGGTAACTGTCAATGAATTGGGTGGATTTGATTTTGCCCCTGCGGATATATCATTGATAAAACGGTTAAAGGAGGAACTCTATTGA
- a CDS encoding DDE-type integrase/transposase/recombinase, giving the protein MYHHSDRGSQYCSKEYQTKLKSYHIACSMSRKGNCWDNACAETFFSALKSERIQHRVYKNLAEVRSDLFWYIEYFYNRTRQYTH; this is encoded by the coding sequence ATATACCATCATTCAGATCGCGGCAGCCAGTATTGCAGCAAGGAATATCAAACAAAGCTTAAATCATACCATATAGCCTGCAGCATGAGCCGCAAGGGAAACTGCTGGGATAATGCCTGTGCAGAAACCTTTTTTAGTGCTCTGAAATCTGAAAGAATCCAACATCGAGTTTACAAAAACTTAGCTGAAGTGAGATCAGATCTATTCTGGTATATTGAATATTTTTATAATAGAACACGTCAGTACACACATTAA
- a CDS encoding ribonuclease HI family protein, with product MSIEEAIIYTDGGSRGNPGEAGIGITIQDQEGNEVRAISQYIGDQTNNVSEYKALSRALEIALDMGIKRVTCYLDSELVVKQVKGQYKVKNERMIPMYNMVMPLVKKFESFAIEHVRREQNKRADELANIAMDRK from the coding sequence ATGAGTATAGAAGAAGCAATCATATATACCGACGGTGGTTCAAGGGGAAACCCAGGAGAAGCAGGGATTGGGATTACCATTCAAGATCAAGAGGGCAATGAAGTGAGAGCAATCAGTCAATACATAGGAGACCAAACCAATAATGTATCAGAATATAAAGCCCTCAGTCGTGCCTTGGAAATCGCCCTGGATATGGGGATTAAACGCGTGACCTGCTATTTAGATAGTGAGCTGGTCGTAAAGCAGGTTAAAGGACAATATAAAGTAAAGAATGAACGAATGATCCCAATGTATAATATGGTGATGCCCTTGGTCAAGAAGTTTGAAAGCTTTGCCATTGAGCATGTGAGAAGAGAGCAGAACAAACGGGCTGATGAATTAGCCAACATTGCCATGGATCGTAAATAA
- a CDS encoding Nif3-like dinuclear metal center hexameric protein, with amino-acid sequence MSQKVKEIVGLVEGLAPQHYAMKWDHVGLQVGDPEAVVNKVLVCLDLTQAVLKEAIEKEVQLIITHHPFLFTPLKKVIKTDIKGSMVFKAIQNGISIYSVHTNIDVARDGLNDSIAKRIGLQEITILQETYYEKLLKLVVFVPKTHEEQLAQAIGIAGAGHIGNYSHCSFRTEGMGAFMPLEGTNPYIGQQDVLERVEEVRLETILRGSQLKTVLKNMMVAHPYEEVAYDLYPLENKGEAVGLGRMGRLEKPITLSEFIQKLKGLFEISSIRVVGNLRDSIERVCVLNGSGADFIDHAIRAGCDCMITGDVKYHDAQDALEQGFSVIDLGHFESEKHFGSLVATYLEERLAEAGSEVEVLTSTIDINPFQIL; translated from the coding sequence ATGTCTCAAAAAGTAAAAGAGATAGTAGGATTAGTAGAAGGACTGGCCCCTCAGCATTATGCCATGAAATGGGATCATGTTGGCCTTCAGGTAGGGGATCCTGAGGCAGTGGTGAATAAGGTACTGGTTTGTTTAGACCTAACACAGGCGGTATTAAAAGAAGCCATTGAAAAAGAGGTCCAGCTCATCATCACCCATCACCCTTTTCTGTTTACACCCCTAAAAAAAGTAATAAAGACAGATATAAAAGGAAGTATGGTGTTTAAAGCTATCCAAAATGGCATTAGTATTTACTCAGTACATACTAATATTGATGTGGCAAGGGATGGGCTTAATGATAGCATAGCCAAGAGGATCGGATTACAGGAAATTACAATACTTCAAGAAACCTATTATGAAAAGCTCCTTAAACTAGTGGTCTTTGTACCCAAGACCCATGAAGAACAGTTGGCCCAAGCCATAGGAATTGCTGGAGCAGGACATATCGGTAATTATAGCCACTGTAGCTTTCGAACAGAGGGAATGGGTGCATTTATGCCACTAGAGGGTACCAATCCGTATATAGGACAACAGGACGTCCTTGAAAGGGTAGAAGAGGTACGTTTAGAGACCATCCTTAGGGGAAGTCAGCTCAAAACAGTTTTGAAAAATATGATGGTGGCACACCCATATGAGGAAGTGGCTTATGATCTTTATCCTCTAGAAAACAAGGGGGAGGCAGTGGGTCTTGGACGCATGGGAAGACTTGAAAAACCAATAACACTATCTGAGTTTATCCAAAAGCTAAAAGGTTTATTTGAGATCTCAAGCATCAGAGTAGTGGGAAACCTTAGGGATTCAATCGAAAGGGTGTGCGTGCTCAACGGTAGCGGCGCAGATTTCATAGACCATGCCATTAGAGCAGGATGTGACTGCATGATAACAGGGGATGTCAAATACCATGACGCCCAGGATGCCCTAGAGCAAGGCTTTAGCGTCATTGACCTAGGTCACTTTGAAAGTGAAAAGCATTTTGGAAGCCTGGTGGCCACTTATTTAGAAGAAAGACTGGCTGAAGCAGGCAGTGAAGTAGAGGTGTTGACATCCACCATTGATATCAATCCCTTTCAGATATTATAA
- a CDS encoding tRNA (adenine(22)-N(1))-methyltransferase — protein MTIKLPSRLKKIAQLVPKGSRLADIGTDHGYIPIYLLQNEMTPFVIAGDVNEKPLESAKENIKQYGYEAVAETRLGSGLEVLKPGEVDTVIIAGMGGLLISDILQNDPEVASSIHTFILQPMQTPEVLRRYLVKHGFQIKQDILVQEDHRIYEIILTEKGHQVVADDIQYEIGFFIESNPPEVAMAFIEKKSKQVERIIESLEKSTLEEHVEKVQASQEKLIKLREVHACLKK, from the coding sequence ATGACCATCAAATTACCATCTAGATTAAAAAAAATTGCCCAGCTTGTACCGAAGGGAAGTCGACTAGCGGATATCGGTACAGATCATGGCTATATTCCCATTTATTTATTGCAAAATGAAATGACTCCCTTTGTCATCGCAGGGGATGTTAACGAGAAACCCTTAGAAAGTGCGAAGGAAAATATTAAACAGTATGGCTATGAAGCAGTGGCGGAAACCAGATTGGGTAGTGGCCTGGAGGTCTTGAAGCCTGGTGAAGTAGACACTGTGATTATTGCTGGCATGGGAGGATTGTTAATATCTGATATTTTACAAAATGACCCTGAGGTGGCCAGTAGTATTCATACATTTATTTTACAGCCAATGCAGACGCCAGAGGTCCTACGAAGATATTTAGTGAAGCATGGATTTCAAATTAAGCAGGATATTCTGGTTCAGGAGGATCACCGAATTTATGAAATTATCCTAACAGAAAAGGGGCATCAAGTTGTAGCAGATGACATTCAATATGAAATTGGATTTTTCATTGAATCGAATCCCCCAGAGGTTGCTATGGCCTTTATTGAGAAAAAGAGTAAGCAGGTAGAAAGAATCATAGAAAGCCTTGAAAAGAGCACCCTGGAGGAACATGTGGAAAAGGTCCAGGCTTCTCAAGAGAAACTAATTAAATTAAGGGAGGTGCATGCATGTCTCAAAAAGTAA
- the rpoD gene encoding RNA polymerase sigma factor RpoD, with protein MKKESIKKLIEKGKKRGIITYAEIVHALEDIELDKEQIEEIYEHFATLGIDIVGDKEADDVDDVDEAELEDEEEVTVAENIEADINMLKGVIIDDPVRMYLKEIGKVPLLTGPEEIDLATRMEAGDELAKKKLVEANLRLVVSIAKRYVGRGMLFLDLIQEGNLGLIKAVEKFDYRKGYKFSTYATWWIRQAITRAIADQARTIRIPVHMVETINKLIRVSRQLLQEFGREPKPEEIAKEMDLPEEKVREILKIAQEPVSLETPIGEEEDSHLGDFIPDDDAPAPAEAAAFSLLKEQLIEVLDTLTPREQKVLRLRFGLDDGRARTLEEVGKKFDVTRERIRQIEAKALRKLRHPSRSKKLKDYLE; from the coding sequence ATGAAAAAAGAATCAATCAAGAAGCTGATCGAAAAAGGCAAAAAAAGAGGAATCATTACTTATGCCGAGATTGTACATGCCCTAGAAGATATAGAGTTAGACAAGGAGCAAATCGAGGAAATCTATGAGCACTTTGCAACCCTAGGCATTGACATTGTAGGAGATAAAGAAGCAGATGATGTCGATGATGTGGATGAGGCTGAGTTAGAGGATGAGGAAGAAGTCACTGTAGCAGAAAATATAGAGGCTGACATCAACATGCTAAAAGGTGTTATCATCGATGATCCGGTTCGGATGTATCTAAAGGAAATCGGAAAAGTACCATTGCTAACAGGACCAGAGGAAATTGATTTAGCCACACGCATGGAGGCAGGGGATGAACTTGCCAAGAAGAAATTAGTGGAAGCCAATCTAAGACTGGTTGTCAGCATTGCTAAAAGATACGTTGGAAGAGGGATGCTTTTCTTAGATTTAATTCAAGAGGGAAATCTTGGTTTAATTAAGGCTGTAGAAAAATTTGATTATCGTAAAGGATATAAATTTAGTACCTATGCGACTTGGTGGATTCGACAAGCCATTACACGGGCAATTGCAGATCAAGCACGGACCATTAGAATTCCAGTACACATGGTTGAGACCATTAACAAGTTAATCCGTGTCTCTAGACAACTACTTCAGGAGTTTGGTCGAGAACCTAAACCAGAGGAAATTGCTAAGGAGATGGACCTTCCAGAGGAAAAAGTAAGGGAAATTTTAAAAATTGCCCAAGAGCCTGTATCATTAGAAACACCTATTGGAGAAGAAGAAGACAGTCATTTAGGTGACTTTATCCCTGATGACGATGCACCAGCACCCGCTGAAGCGGCGGCCTTTTCCCTGCTAAAGGAACAGCTTATTGAGGTATTAGATACATTAACCCCTAGAGAGCAAAAAGTACTACGTCTTCGCTTTGGTTTAGATGATGGGAGAGCAAGAACACTTGAAGAAGTGGGCAAGAAGTTCGATGTCACCCGTGAGCGAATTCGTCAAATAGAAGCAAAGGCATTGCGAAAGCTAAGACATCCTAGTCGAAGTAAAAAGCTAAAAGATTATTTAGAGTAA
- the dnaG gene encoding DNA primase: MEKGFPEELIDEIKAQNEITDVISQYISLKRIGSSNKALCPFHNEKTPSFNVSTEKQFYKCFGCGEGGDVIQFIMKMENLDFMEAIKMLAQRANIEIPEKDQSLEVAEEMKLRNLFWEINKKAAKYYYHCLTKEKSIALGYLSERGLISKTINTFGLGFAPNEWQGLIQHLTQEGYDLKDIEKCGLIIPKKEQSGYYDRFRNRIIFPIFDIRGNVVGFGGRVLDDSLPKYLNSPETKLFNKSRILYGLNIARKYMTTRQLILVEGYMDVIPLYQQGFKNVVAALGTSLTKEHAQVLKRYCDDVILCFDGDEAGIKATLRSIEILKNGDFNIKVMMMPKGVDPDTYIQSKGKEGFQRAINAALNVVDYQIMLAKEKYPQDKVEGRVNLARDIAKIIKQIKSPIEKEAYIQKVSQETGINQDAIALEVYGHQKKQKPNSETKKYSSNYNRNNNSKYKYIEALPPVEQKGHTIIEKQLIKFMLLNINAIPHLMEKVEAEDFTIGKHQLIVEYIYENHQNLQGTQQLVEHYPDLKETMTDLLHIEIQHIDMNKAIDQYLRNLKRYKLLYEIRQLQQREKDILNNSNLNKEEVEKELLEIGIEIMKKKLELQRIQA, from the coding sequence ATGGAAAAGGGTTTTCCAGAGGAATTGATCGATGAAATCAAGGCTCAAAATGAAATTACAGATGTGATTTCTCAATATATATCCTTAAAAAGAATAGGTAGCTCCAATAAAGCATTATGTCCATTTCATAATGAAAAAACGCCCTCCTTTAATGTTAGTACCGAAAAACAGTTCTATAAGTGTTTCGGCTGTGGTGAAGGAGGCGATGTCATTCAGTTTATTATGAAAATGGAGAATCTAGACTTTATGGAGGCAATTAAAATGCTGGCCCAAAGGGCAAATATTGAAATTCCAGAAAAAGATCAGTCTTTGGAAGTAGCTGAGGAAATGAAGCTTCGCAACCTTTTCTGGGAGATCAATAAAAAAGCTGCCAAGTATTATTATCACTGTCTGACCAAGGAAAAAAGTATTGCCTTGGGATACTTATCCGAAAGAGGATTGATTAGTAAGACAATCAATACCTTTGGGTTAGGATTTGCTCCCAATGAATGGCAGGGATTAATACAACATCTTACTCAAGAAGGCTATGATTTAAAAGATATTGAAAAGTGTGGATTGATTATTCCCAAAAAAGAGCAAAGTGGTTATTATGACCGCTTTAGAAATCGGATCATCTTTCCAATTTTTGATATAAGAGGTAATGTTGTTGGCTTTGGAGGTAGGGTACTAGATGACTCGTTACCTAAGTATTTGAACTCTCCAGAGACGAAGCTCTTTAATAAAAGTAGAATTTTATATGGCTTAAACATTGCTAGAAAGTATATGACAACCAGACAATTGATTTTAGTTGAGGGATATATGGATGTGATTCCCTTATATCAGCAAGGATTTAAAAATGTCGTGGCGGCCCTAGGCACATCTCTTACAAAGGAGCATGCACAAGTACTCAAACGATACTGCGACGATGTAATACTCTGTTTTGACGGTGATGAGGCGGGTATAAAAGCTACCCTAAGGAGTATAGAAATCCTTAAAAATGGTGATTTTAACATTAAAGTCATGATGATGCCAAAGGGTGTTGATCCAGACACCTATATTCAATCTAAGGGAAAAGAAGGATTTCAAAGGGCAATTAATGCTGCTCTCAATGTAGTTGATTATCAAATTATGTTGGCGAAGGAAAAGTACCCACAGGATAAAGTGGAAGGACGCGTTAACCTAGCCAGAGACATTGCCAAAATTATTAAGCAAATTAAAAGTCCAATAGAAAAAGAAGCGTACATTCAGAAAGTCTCCCAGGAAACGGGGATCAATCAAGATGCCATTGCATTAGAAGTGTATGGACATCAGAAAAAACAAAAACCGAATTCTGAGACGAAAAAGTATAGTTCAAACTACAATAGAAATAATAACAGTAAATATAAATACATAGAAGCATTACCACCTGTAGAACAAAAAGGACATACGATTATTGAAAAGCAGTTGATTAAATTCATGCTTTTAAATATAAATGCCATACCCCATTTGATGGAGAAGGTAGAGGCAGAAGATTTTACCATAGGAAAGCATCAGCTTATTGTGGAATACATCTATGAAAATCATCAAAACTTACAAGGGACCCAGCAGCTCGTAGAGCACTATCCCGATCTAAAAGAAACAATGACTGATTTACTTCACATAGAAATTCAGCATATTGATATGAATAAGGCCATTGATCAATATCTGAGAAACTTAAAAAGATATAAGCTGTTATACGAGATCAGGCAGCTACAGCAGAGGGAAAAGGACATTTTAAACAACTCAAATCTAAATAAGGAAGAGGTTGAAAAGGAATTGTTGGAAATAGGTATAGAAATTATGAAGAAAAAACTGGAGTTACAAAGGATACAGGCTTAA
- a CDS encoding YaiI/YqxD family protein, with protein MKVIIDGDACPVKNILFNICEHHDLELILVHSIAHMSKGEQKIETIIVDNEAEAADIMIMNRTKAGDLVITADTGLAALVLGKRAFVLSPWGHFYTNDNIGSLLDRRYLNRKMMLQGGRVKGPKKRNKEDDHRFQQALESFLEKHLRNSSKQEGV; from the coding sequence ATGAAAGTAATCATTGACGGGGATGCATGTCCCGTAAAAAACATTTTATTTAACATATGTGAGCACCATGATCTGGAGCTGATTTTAGTTCACAGCATTGCCCATATGTCAAAGGGAGAACAAAAAATCGAGACCATCATCGTAGACAATGAAGCTGAGGCAGCAGATATTATGATCATGAATCGAACAAAGGCAGGTGACTTGGTAATAACAGCGGATACAGGACTAGCAGCCCTTGTGCTAGGAAAAAGGGCATTTGTTCTCAGTCCCTGGGGTCATTTTTATACCAATGACAATATTGGCAGTTTGCTAGATCGGAGATACCTTAATCGAAAAATGATGCTTCAAGGAGGACGTGTTAAGGGTCCTAAAAAGCGAAATAAAGAAGATGATCATCGCTTTCAACAGGCTTTAGAATCATTTTTAGAAAAACATTTACGCAATTCCTCCAAACAAGAAGGAGTTTAA
- a CDS encoding deoxyguanosinetriphosphate triphosphohydrolase yields the protein MRSPKEVTEALEVSYLAPVAQKSKESKGRRIPETECDIRTIYQRDRDRIIHSKSFRKLKGKTQVFIVKNDLMRTRLTHTLEVSQIARTIGRALRINEDLIEAIAMGHDLGHTCFGHCGEEVLHQLTGHFKHNEQSLRVVDQLERNGKGLNLTLEVRDGILNHTGPNAPITLEGKLVKIVDRLTYLCHDIQDSIDAGILSIDELPKDTCRILGTRHSDRINTFVVDMINETQKKLQEGGEVRVYQSDLVKQAMIELRTFMFERIYRGEISLIEKKKAKLIVELLYQHFSENPEKLPEEYRNLIKKEGLMRAVADYIAGCTDFYAIQLFEKIFLPKSR from the coding sequence GTGAGGAGTCCTAAAGAGGTAACAGAAGCACTTGAGGTGAGTTATCTTGCTCCAGTAGCTCAAAAGAGTAAGGAGTCAAAGGGAAGAAGAATACCAGAAACGGAATGTGATATACGGACAATCTATCAAAGAGATCGAGATCGGATTATTCACTCTAAATCCTTTAGAAAACTAAAGGGAAAAACCCAGGTATTTATTGTGAAAAATGATCTCATGAGAACACGCTTGACCCATACATTAGAAGTCAGTCAAATTGCAAGGACCATCGGTCGCGCCCTTAGGATCAATGAGGATTTAATTGAGGCCATAGCCATGGGCCATGATTTAGGACATACATGCTTCGGGCATTGCGGAGAAGAAGTACTTCATCAGCTCACGGGACATTTTAAGCATAATGAGCAGAGTCTTAGAGTGGTAGATCAGTTAGAGCGAAATGGGAAAGGGCTGAATCTAACCCTGGAGGTAAGGGATGGGATTTTAAATCATACAGGACCCAATGCGCCCATCACATTAGAAGGAAAGCTGGTAAAAATAGTGGACCGCTTAACTTATTTATGTCATGACATTCAAGATAGTATAGATGCAGGCATCTTATCAATAGACGAACTTCCTAAGGATACCTGCAGGATATTGGGAACAAGACATAGTGATCGAATCAACACATTTGTAGTTGATATGATCAACGAAACACAAAAAAAACTCCAGGAGGGTGGGGAAGTTAGGGTATATCAAAGCGACCTGGTGAAACAAGCCATGATAGAGTTGAGAACATTTATGTTCGAAAGAATCTACCGAGGAGAAATTTCTTTAATCGAAAAAAAGAAGGCAAAACTTATTGTAGAACTTTTATACCAACACTTCTCAGAAAATCCTGAAAAACTCCCAGAGGAATATCGCAATCTAATTAAAAAAGAAGGATTAATGAGAGCCGTAGCAGATTATATCGCTGGGTGCACTGACTTCTACGCAATCCAGTTATTTGAAAAGATTTTCTTACCTAAATCAAGATAA